Proteins from a genomic interval of Capsicum annuum cultivar UCD-10X-F1 chromosome 4, UCD10Xv1.1, whole genome shotgun sequence:
- the LOC107866965 gene encoding transcription factor bHLH110: MEPANLHHHQQHQQYHHQLQFQDQFPLIGISPNSSSSSNNSCYGVSTTTHTWIPCTTTILNSPGSGLIDSYSSGAIINTTNSSSSDPLNLVSMSSTTQDLGFHQWDDNIKQESSLDNSYPRFTQMLKSPSSIEEARELSDMNAKLLLGTLSNSGLQLYHGDNNNNNLLYSSNSSSVATNRGRFSQIYPTINVSNLNMYQANSCSSLDMNLQPLDLINSSRYGGSFSQTYGLTNPFQHSSSESPVNSSTSTISAFSNGMPEAKRTSNTLEPNKGPQNAPKKSRVDSRTSCPPFKVRKEKLGDRIAALQQLVAPFGKTDTASVLMEAIGYIKFLQNQVETLSVPYMKSSRGKTNRSLHGGGGEMNNGSSEEIKRDLRSRGLCLVPLSCLTYVTDGGGGIWPPPNFTGGT; the protein is encoded by the exons atggagCCTGCAAATCTCCatcaccaccaacaacatcaacaatatcatcatcagcTTCAGTTCCAAGATCAATTTCCTCTTATTGGTATTTCTCCaaattcttcttcatcttctaatAATTCTTGCTATGGAGTTTCAACAACAACACATACTTGGATCCCATGTACTACTACTATCTT gaacAGTCCTGGAAGTGGTCTTATTGATTCATATTCTAGTGGAGCCATCATCAATACTACAAATTCATCATCAAGTGATCCATTAAACCTAGTTTCCATGAGTAGTACTACTCAAGATTTGGGCTTTCATCAATGGGATGATAACATAAAGCAAGAAAGTTCATTGGATAATTCATATCCAAGATTCACTCAAATGTTGAAAAGTCCATCAAGTATAGAAGAAGCTCGTGAATTGAGTGATATGAATGCTAAGCTTTTGCTTGGTACACTATCTAATAGCGGGCTTCAACTTTATCATGgagataataacaataataatcttcTCTATTCTTCTAACTCTAGTAGTGTTGCTACTAATAGAGGGAGATTTAGTCAAATATACCCCACAATAAATGTGTCCAACTTGAATATGTATCAAGCAAATTCTTGTAGCTCTTTGGACATGAATTTACAGCCATTGGATCTCATCAACTCTTCAAGATATGGAGGGAGCTTTAGCCAAACATATGGTCTAACAAATCCTTTTCAGCATTCATCAAGTGAAAGTCCAGTAAATAGCTCCACTAGTACT ATATCAGCCTTTAGTAATGGAATGCCTGAAGCAAAAAGGACCAGCAATACTTTGGAGCCAAATAAAGGGCCTCAAAATGCACCAAAAAAATCAAGAGTTGATTCACGCACATCTTGTCCACCCTTTAAG GTAAGGAAGGAGAAATTAGGAGATAGAATAGCAGCTCTTCAACAATTGGTTGCACCTTTTGGCAAG ACGGATACAGCATCTGTACTAATGGAAGCTATTGGTTACATCAAATTCCTTCAAAACCAAGTTGAG ACACTAAGTGTGCCATACATGAAATCTTCACGAGGCAAAACCAACAGATCACTGCATGGA GGTGGTGGAGAGATGAATAATGGTAgcagtgaagaaattaaaagagatCTTAGAAGCAGAGGGTTGTGTTTAGTGCCTTTGTCATGCTTGACTTATGTCactgatggtggtggtggtatttggcCACCCCCTAATTTTACTGGTGGCACTTAA